The following coding sequences are from one Halomonas sp. HAL1 window:
- the dxs gene encoding 1-deoxy-D-xylulose-5-phosphate synthase translates to MPMKLFDEIPRERPATPLLDSFDHPTALRAMNDQQLAQLADELRAYLLYSVGVSGGHFGAGLGVVELSVALHHAFHTPDDRLVWDVGHQAYPHKILTGRRETMLSIRQHGGLAAFPRRAESEYDTFGVGHSSTSISAALGMALAAKAQGKKRRVCAIIGDGALTAGMAFEALAHAGHVDANLLVVLNDNEMSISENVGGMATYLARVLSSKPYLKIREEGKKVLSHLPGALELARRTEEHMKGMVSPATLFEEMGFNYVGPIDGHDLNALTDTLENLRDLDGPQFLHIKTVKGKGFLPAEADQIGYHAITKLEKPSAAASNGAAKKPIIKQAAAKKKYCNVFGDWLCDMAAADSRLMGITPAMREGSDLIRFSKEYPQRYFDVAIAEQHAVTLAAGMACEGMKPVVAIYSTFLQRGYDQLIHDVAVQNLDVTFAIDRAGLVGEDGPTHHGSMDLSFLRCVPGMVILAPADEAECRAMLSAAYHHPGPAAVRYPRGTGPGVEIPAHLEPLTIGKAEVRRNTSSDGVRIALLAFGSMNSAAAEVAERLNATHINMRSIKPLDRDAVLHAADEHELLVTLEENVIAGGAGSAVNELLHAEGVQVEVLNLGLPDAFVEHGTPAQLLADCQLDIEGIERAIRVRLP, encoded by the coding sequence ATGCCCATGAAGCTGTTCGACGAGATTCCCCGTGAGCGGCCCGCAACGCCGCTGCTCGACTCCTTTGATCACCCCACTGCCCTGCGGGCCATGAATGACCAACAGCTCGCCCAACTGGCTGATGAGCTGCGTGCTTACCTGTTATATAGCGTGGGCGTGTCGGGTGGTCACTTTGGCGCCGGGCTCGGCGTGGTCGAGTTAAGCGTTGCCTTACACCACGCCTTCCATACGCCCGATGATCGCTTAGTCTGGGATGTTGGTCACCAGGCTTATCCGCATAAAATACTTACTGGCCGTCGTGAGACGATGTTGAGTATTCGTCAGCACGGCGGTTTGGCGGCGTTTCCGCGCCGCGCCGAGTCCGAGTACGACACCTTTGGCGTTGGCCACTCCAGCACGTCGATTTCGGCGGCGTTGGGTATGGCGCTGGCGGCCAAGGCACAGGGAAAGAAGCGGCGCGTGTGTGCAATCATTGGCGACGGCGCGCTAACCGCCGGCATGGCCTTTGAAGCCCTGGCCCACGCAGGCCACGTAGACGCCAACCTGCTGGTGGTGCTTAACGACAACGAAATGTCGATTTCCGAAAACGTCGGCGGCATGGCGACCTATCTTGCCCGCGTGCTCTCCAGCAAGCCCTATCTCAAAATACGCGAAGAGGGCAAAAAAGTGCTTTCTCACCTGCCCGGCGCGCTTGAGCTTGCCCGGCGCACCGAAGAGCATATGAAAGGCATGGTCAGCCCCGCCACGCTGTTTGAAGAGATGGGTTTTAACTACGTTGGCCCCATTGATGGCCACGACCTCAACGCGCTAACCGATACGCTGGAAAACCTGCGCGACCTCGACGGCCCGCAGTTCCTGCATATCAAAACGGTAAAAGGTAAAGGCTTCTTGCCTGCAGAGGCCGACCAGATTGGCTATCACGCCATTACCAAGCTGGAAAAGCCCAGCGCTGCTGCCAGTAACGGCGCCGCCAAAAAACCCATTATTAAACAAGCCGCAGCCAAGAAAAAATACTGCAATGTGTTCGGTGATTGGCTCTGTGATATGGCTGCGGCTGATTCGCGCTTGATGGGCATTACCCCCGCGATGCGCGAGGGCTCCGACCTGATTCGCTTCTCTAAAGAGTACCCGCAACGCTATTTCGATGTCGCGATTGCCGAGCAGCACGCCGTCACGCTCGCAGCAGGTATGGCCTGCGAAGGCATGAAACCAGTGGTGGCGATTTACTCTACCTTTCTACAACGCGGCTACGATCAGTTAATTCATGATGTGGCGGTGCAGAACCTGGATGTCACCTTTGCCATTGACCGTGCAGGCTTAGTGGGCGAAGACGGCCCCACGCACCACGGCAGCATGGATCTCTCGTTCCTGCGCTGTGTGCCCGGCATGGTGATTCTGGCCCCGGCGGATGAAGCCGAATGCCGCGCCATGCTCAGTGCGGCTTACCATCATCCTGGCCCCGCTGCGGTGCGCTACCCACGCGGCACCGGCCCCGGCGTGGAGATTCCCGCCCACCTTGAGCCACTAACGATTGGCAAAGCCGAGGTACGCCGAAACACCTCAAGCGACGGTGTTCGCATTGCGCTGTTGGCGTTTGGCAGCATGAATAGCGCTGCCGCTGAAGTCGCCGAACGGCTCAATGCCACCCATATCAACATGCGCAGCATTAAGCCACTTGATCGAGATGCGGTGCTACACGCCGCCGACGAGCATGAACTGCTGGTAACACTGGAAGAGAACGTCATTGCGGGTGGCGCAGGCAGCGCTGTCAATGAATTGCTCCACGCCGAAGGCGTTCAGGTGGAAGTGCTCAATCTCGGCCTGCCGGATGCCTTTGTCGAGCACGGCACGCCCGCGCAACTGCTTGCCGATTGCCAGTTGGATATTGAAGGCATTGAGCGCGCTATTCGTGTCCGGCTGCCCTAA
- the djlA gene encoding co-chaperone DjlA → MLLLIVIFGLIGLAFGGPVGLLIGGGLGWWLGRRISRRLNIARMRIQEGFLESIFSVMGCLCQADGKVTDGELDVAEKLFDQMHLQGEQRAKARAAFERGRADDFNLDAELANVNRLTQRQPVLRQVFIQVQLSAIAADGVLHPAEHEMILRVARGVGCSDAEVQQIEAMLHGAAANSQGASEEALKDAYRVLGVSDDASDAEIKKAYRRLMSQNHPDKLAGKGLPESMRDIAQARTSEIGNAYERIRTARGSA, encoded by the coding sequence ATGCTACTGCTTATTGTTATTTTCGGCCTGATCGGCCTTGCGTTCGGTGGCCCGGTGGGGCTACTGATTGGTGGCGGCTTGGGCTGGTGGTTGGGCCGACGCATCAGTCGTCGTTTGAATATCGCCCGAATGCGTATTCAGGAAGGTTTTCTTGAATCGATCTTCTCGGTTATGGGCTGCCTGTGCCAAGCCGACGGTAAAGTAACCGATGGCGAGCTGGATGTAGCCGAGAAACTGTTTGATCAGATGCATCTGCAGGGTGAGCAGCGCGCCAAGGCCCGCGCCGCCTTTGAGCGTGGCCGCGCCGATGACTTCAACTTAGACGCCGAATTGGCCAACGTTAACCGCCTCACCCAGCGTCAGCCGGTGTTGCGCCAAGTGTTTATCCAAGTCCAGCTTTCGGCCATCGCCGCGGACGGTGTGCTCCACCCCGCTGAACACGAGATGATTTTGCGCGTTGCCCGTGGCGTAGGCTGCAGCGATGCTGAAGTACAGCAGATTGAGGCAATGCTCCACGGCGCTGCCGCTAACTCCCAAGGCGCCAGCGAAGAAGCTCTAAAAGATGCCTATCGCGTACTGGGGGTTTCTGACGATGCCAGCGATGCCGAGATCAAGAAAGCTTATCGCCGCCTAATGAGCCAAAACCACCCGGATAAACTGGCCGGTAAAGGCCTGCCCGAAAGCATGCGCGACATCGCCCAAGCGCGTACCAGCGAAATCGGCAATGCCTACGAGCGAATCCGTACGGCGAGGGGCAGCGCTTAA
- a CDS encoding glutathione S-transferase family protein: MITLYSFPQSRSLRAAWTLEELGLEYQCQHVALDKGEGQTAEHLARHPDGKVPVIEDGDVHLFESAPICRYLAETYGDGTLLPSDPAARAQVDQWLSFIVTEIEQPLWNQAKHKFALPADKRVPAILPVCAWEFQRALSALERRYNGQENLVGNTFTLADLFLTHTLSWAVSMKHRLPEPLLAYRERHIKRPAMAKAVAREKAAAEG; this comes from the coding sequence ATGATCACGCTATACAGCTTCCCCCAGTCCCGCTCGCTAAGAGCGGCATGGACACTCGAAGAGCTAGGCCTTGAGTACCAGTGCCAGCACGTGGCCTTGGATAAAGGCGAGGGCCAAACGGCCGAGCATTTGGCACGTCACCCGGACGGCAAGGTACCGGTCATTGAAGATGGCGATGTACACCTGTTTGAGTCGGCGCCTATTTGCCGCTATCTGGCCGAGACCTATGGCGATGGCACGCTGCTGCCCAGCGACCCCGCGGCCCGCGCCCAAGTTGATCAATGGCTCAGTTTTATCGTGACGGAAATTGAGCAGCCGCTGTGGAATCAGGCCAAGCATAAGTTTGCCTTGCCCGCTGATAAACGCGTTCCTGCTATTTTGCCGGTTTGTGCCTGGGAATTTCAGCGTGCGCTCAGCGCTCTGGAACGGCGTTATAACGGCCAGGAAAACTTAGTGGGCAATACGTTTACGCTCGCGGATCTTTTCCTGACCCACACCCTTTCCTGGGCGGTCAGCATGAAGCACCGCCTGCCCGAGCCGCTACTAGCTTACCGCGAGCGGCATATCAAGCGCCCCGCCATGGCTAAAGCCGTCGCGCGTGAGAAAGCCGCCGCTGAGGGTTAA
- a CDS encoding hemolysin III family protein, translating into MPRLKNTDIDDPLGEFSVIEEWLHSITHGIGAALSLVGMVVLLVVASLAAHVDPWKVVSLSLYGTTLVLLYTASTLYHGIPHRRWKLRFQLLDHCAIYLLIAGTYTPFLLVNMRGPTGWMLFTAVWSLALAGIACKLCWPHRFAVLRVIIYLLMGWMILLAAEEMAANLSSTGITLLAAGGITYTLGVIFYAVRAIPYNHAIWHLFVIAGSVCHYFAIYSAVLPHGTPA; encoded by the coding sequence GTGCCACGTTTGAAAAATACCGATATCGACGACCCGCTGGGCGAATTCAGCGTTATTGAAGAGTGGCTGCACAGCATTACCCACGGGATTGGTGCTGCGCTTAGCTTGGTAGGTATGGTGGTCTTGCTCGTAGTGGCGAGCCTAGCGGCGCACGTGGACCCATGGAAGGTGGTTAGCCTTAGCCTGTACGGCACTACGCTGGTACTGCTGTATACCGCTTCGACCCTTTATCACGGCATTCCGCATCGGCGTTGGAAGCTGCGTTTTCAACTGCTTGACCACTGCGCAATTTATCTCCTGATCGCGGGTACTTACACGCCTTTTTTATTGGTGAACATGCGCGGCCCCACTGGGTGGATGCTATTTACTGCCGTATGGTCGCTGGCGTTAGCGGGCATTGCCTGCAAACTATGTTGGCCGCATCGCTTTGCAGTATTGCGCGTCATAATTTATTTACTGATGGGCTGGATGATTTTACTCGCAGCAGAGGAAATGGCGGCTAATTTATCGTCAACCGGTATTACTCTGCTGGCCGCGGGAGGAATCACCTACACGTTGGGCGTTATCTTCTACGCCGTGCGTGCGATCCCCTATAACCACGCTATTTGGCATCTGTTTGTAATAGCGGGAAGTGTCTGCCACTACTTTGCTATCTATAGCGCGGTTCTTCCCCACGGTACGCCTGCTTAA
- a CDS encoding zinc-dependent alcohol dehydrogenase → MKALCWHGKNDVRYDTVPDPEIEHPRDAIVNVSSCAICGSDLHLYDHFIPAMESGDVLGHEFMGEVMEVGSEVKNLKVGDRVVIPFTIFCGECEQCQRGNYSVCERSNRNKALADKAFGHGGAGLFGYSHLTGGYAGGQAEFVRVPFADTTHIKVPSTLTDEQVLFLGDIFPTGWQAAVQCDIQPTDTVVVWGAGPVGQFCVRSAVLLGAKQVVVIDNVPERLAMAEAGGAITINFDKESVLSRLQDLTNGKGPEKCIDAVGLEAHATRSLDSMYDRVKQAMLLESDRAHVLREMIYVCRPAGVLSIPGVYGGLVDKLPIGALMNKGLTVRTGQTHVNRWTDDLLRRIEEGQIDPSFVITHSVGLEQGPEMYKTFRDKQDGCVKVILQP, encoded by the coding sequence ATGAAAGCACTTTGCTGGCATGGTAAAAACGACGTTCGCTATGACACGGTACCGGATCCAGAAATTGAGCACCCACGCGACGCTATCGTTAATGTAAGTAGCTGTGCTATTTGCGGCTCTGATCTCCACCTTTACGATCACTTCATACCGGCTATGGAGTCGGGAGACGTGCTTGGCCATGAGTTTATGGGCGAAGTGATGGAGGTAGGCAGTGAAGTAAAGAATTTAAAGGTAGGTGATCGTGTCGTAATTCCCTTCACTATCTTTTGTGGTGAATGCGAGCAGTGCCAGCGTGGCAATTATTCAGTCTGTGAGCGCTCTAATCGCAATAAAGCATTGGCCGATAAGGCGTTTGGGCATGGTGGTGCGGGATTATTTGGCTATTCCCATCTCACTGGCGGGTACGCAGGCGGCCAAGCTGAATTTGTCCGGGTACCATTTGCTGATACCACCCATATTAAAGTGCCCAGTACCCTCACTGACGAACAAGTACTCTTCCTAGGCGACATTTTCCCCACCGGTTGGCAGGCGGCGGTGCAGTGTGACATTCAGCCTACCGATACGGTGGTTGTTTGGGGCGCTGGGCCGGTAGGCCAGTTTTGTGTTCGCAGCGCTGTGCTGCTGGGCGCAAAGCAAGTGGTGGTGATCGATAATGTCCCCGAGCGGCTCGCCATGGCAGAAGCGGGCGGCGCTATCACCATTAATTTTGATAAAGAGAGCGTGCTGAGTCGCCTGCAAGACCTGACCAACGGTAAGGGGCCAGAAAAGTGTATTGATGCGGTGGGCCTGGAGGCACACGCTACCCGTTCACTGGACTCCATGTACGATCGCGTTAAACAAGCCATGTTGTTGGAATCCGACCGAGCCCACGTATTACGCGAAATGATCTATGTCTGTCGCCCTGCGGGAGTGCTTTCCATTCCCGGCGTCTATGGGGGCTTGGTGGATAAACTCCCCATTGGTGCGTTAATGAATAAAGGGCTGACGGTGCGTACCGGCCAGACACATGTGAATCGCTGGACCGATGATCTGCTGCGGCGTATTGAAGAGGGCCAGATTGACCCCTCATTTGTTATTACTCACTCCGTTGGCCTAGAGCAAGGGCCCGAAATGTATAAGACCTTCCGCGATAAACAGGATGGTTGCGTCAAGGTAATTCTCCAGCCTTGA
- the ribA gene encoding GTP cyclohydrolase II: MTIRFIAASQLPTPWATFTMHGFEDEATGKDHIALTLGDVTGDVPVLGRVHSECLTGDALFSMRCDCGYQLQEALKRIAEEGRGVLFYLRQEGRGIGLLNKIRAYHLQDQGADTVEANEQLGFGADMRRYDLCVPMLNHLGITSLRLMTNNPRKVDALTRDGVNVVERLPITTGLNPHNEQYLATKAGKLGHMMALDDFTQASDVDIERKG; this comes from the coding sequence GTGACCATTCGCTTTATTGCCGCTTCCCAACTGCCCACCCCCTGGGCAACCTTTACGATGCATGGCTTCGAAGATGAGGCCACTGGCAAGGATCATATCGCCTTAACGCTGGGTGATGTGACTGGCGACGTACCGGTACTGGGGCGGGTACATTCTGAATGTTTGACCGGCGATGCGCTCTTTTCCATGCGCTGCGACTGCGGCTACCAGCTGCAGGAAGCGCTCAAACGTATCGCGGAAGAAGGGCGGGGCGTGCTGTTTTATCTGCGCCAAGAGGGCCGTGGCATAGGCCTGTTAAACAAAATTCGCGCTTATCACTTACAGGATCAAGGGGCAGATACTGTCGAAGCGAACGAGCAGCTCGGCTTTGGTGCTGATATGCGCCGCTACGACCTGTGCGTGCCGATGCTCAACCATTTAGGTATCACCTCACTAAGGTTGATGACCAATAACCCGCGCAAAGTGGATGCCCTCACCCGCGACGGAGTGAACGTGGTGGAGCGCTTACCGATCACCACCGGCCTGAACCCCCATAACGAGCAGTACCTTGCCACTAAAGCGGGCAAGCTCGGCCATATGATGGCCCTGGATGACTTTACCCAGGCCAGCGATGTGGATATTGAGCGTAAAGGGTAA
- the hemE gene encoding uroporphyrinogen decarboxylase, with amino-acid sequence MTTTPLQNDRFLRALARQPVDRTPVWMMRQAGRYLPEYRASRADAGSFMDLCRNHDLACEVTMQPLERYPLDAAILFSDILTIPDAMGLGLYFETGEGPKFRKTVRTQEEVAALSVPDAERDLDYVMRAVSTIRRELNGRMPLIGFSGSPWTLATYMVEGGSSKDFRHLKTMLYDTPDTMHQLLDTLAHAVTDYLNAQIRAGAQAVQIFDTWGGALSTPAYLEFSLRYMEQIVSGLIREHDGRRVPVILFTKNGGQWLEHIACAGADALGIDWSTELSDARARVGHKVALQGNLDPNVLFARPSAIRAEVARVLESYGHGPGHVFNLGHGISQFTNPDNVTAFMEALHELSPQYHRDIPTQSNTPHSGAN; translated from the coding sequence ATGACCACCACACCGTTACAAAATGACCGTTTCCTTCGCGCATTAGCGCGCCAGCCCGTTGACCGCACACCTGTATGGATGATGCGCCAAGCGGGCCGCTACCTGCCGGAATACCGCGCCAGCCGTGCTGATGCGGGCAGCTTTATGGATCTGTGCCGTAATCATGACCTGGCCTGCGAAGTCACTATGCAGCCTTTAGAGCGCTATCCGCTGGACGCCGCCATTCTGTTTTCGGACATTTTAACCATTCCGGATGCGATGGGCCTGGGGCTCTATTTTGAAACCGGCGAAGGTCCTAAATTTCGCAAAACCGTGCGCACCCAGGAAGAAGTCGCTGCACTGAGCGTGCCCGATGCCGAGCGCGACTTGGATTACGTGATGCGTGCGGTGTCGACCATTCGTCGCGAGTTGAACGGCCGCATGCCGCTGATCGGCTTCTCCGGCAGCCCCTGGACGCTGGCGACCTATATGGTTGAAGGTGGCTCAAGCAAAGACTTCCGTCACCTGAAAACCATGCTTTACGATACGCCAGATACCATGCACCAGCTGCTGGATACGCTGGCGCATGCGGTAACCGACTACCTGAATGCCCAGATTCGTGCTGGCGCCCAGGCGGTGCAGATTTTTGATACCTGGGGCGGCGCGCTATCCACGCCTGCGTACCTGGAGTTTTCGCTGCGCTATATGGAGCAGATCGTTTCAGGATTGATCCGCGAACACGACGGTCGCCGCGTGCCGGTGATTCTGTTCACCAAAAACGGCGGGCAGTGGCTTGAGCATATCGCCTGCGCCGGTGCCGATGCCCTGGGGATCGACTGGTCTACTGAGCTTTCCGATGCCCGCGCCCGCGTTGGCCATAAGGTCGCACTGCAGGGCAACCTGGACCCTAACGTACTGTTTGCCCGCCCCTCGGCTATCCGCGCTGAAGTGGCCCGTGTGCTCGAAAGCTACGGCCACGGCCCTGGCCACGTCTTTAACCTGGGCCACGGTATCAGCCAGTTTACTAACCCGGATAACGTCACCGCCTTCATGGAGGCGCTGCACGAACTTAGCCCGCAATACCATCGGGATATCCCCACCCAATCCAACACACCGCATTCAGGAGCCAATTGA
- the speE gene encoding polyamine aminopropyltransferase: MSELRDDQWFTEVFDSHGSAFSLKISEKLLDVQSQYQHLEVYATETYGNLMVLDGCVMLTDRDNFLYHEMIAHPALFTHQDPKRVVIIGGGDCGTLKEVLRHSGVEKVTQIDIDEEVTKASERFFPSLVASNNDPRAELLFADGVKWVDDAPDESIDVLIIDSTDPVGPAEGLFKTDFLKRCHRILKSGGVMVQQSESPLYHTGSIIRELRHDMLEAGFNSVATLPFPQPVYPSGWWSVTLAGKAIDVNAFREQAAASHELPLEYYSVDAHRGALALPPFMRKAFAAE, encoded by the coding sequence ATGAGCGAATTACGCGACGACCAGTGGTTTACCGAAGTCTTTGATAGCCACGGCAGCGCCTTCTCGCTGAAGATCTCTGAAAAGCTGCTGGATGTGCAGAGCCAATACCAGCACCTAGAGGTCTACGCCACCGAGACTTACGGCAACCTCATGGTGCTGGATGGCTGTGTGATGCTGACCGATCGCGATAACTTCCTCTATCACGAGATGATCGCGCATCCGGCCCTGTTTACCCACCAAGACCCTAAACGGGTGGTGATTATCGGCGGTGGCGACTGCGGCACGTTAAAAGAGGTACTGCGCCATTCAGGCGTTGAGAAAGTTACCCAGATTGATATCGATGAAGAAGTAACGAAAGCCTCTGAGCGCTTCTTCCCATCGTTAGTAGCATCAAATAATGATCCTCGCGCCGAGCTGTTGTTCGCTGATGGCGTGAAGTGGGTAGACGATGCACCTGATGAGAGCATCGATGTATTGATTATCGACTCAACCGACCCGGTCGGCCCTGCGGAAGGGCTGTTTAAAACCGACTTTCTCAAGCGCTGCCACCGTATTTTGAAAAGCGGCGGCGTGATGGTGCAACAGAGCGAGTCACCGCTTTACCACACGGGTTCGATCATTCGTGAGCTACGCCACGATATGCTTGAAGCGGGTTTTAACAGCGTCGCCACGCTGCCCTTCCCGCAGCCGGTGTACCCATCAGGCTGGTGGAGCGTAACACTGGCGGGTAAAGCCATTGATGTGAATGCGTTCCGCGAGCAGGCAGCCGCCAGCCACGAGCTGCCGCTTGAGTACTACAGCGTTGATGCCCATCGCGGCGCGCTCGCCCTTCCTCCGTTTATGCGCAAGGCATTCGCGGCCGAATAA
- a CDS encoding amino acid ABC transporter substrate-binding protein: protein MFNKKHLALLASAGSLSLAGMATAQADTLEDTIERGAVQCGVSDGLPGFSAPDDDGNWQGLDVDVCRAVAAAVLGDSEAVNYISLNAVERFTALQSGEVDVLSRNTTWTTTRDTTLGLNFTGVTFYDGQGFMVSRDLGITSADELNGASICIQSGTTTELNLADYFRANDMEFNPIVFDTSEQTVGGYQAGRCDVLTSDTSQLAALRIQLDDPSASMILSDVISKEPLGPVVRQGDDLWFNIVKWSLFAMINAEEYGVTSENAEEMLNSEDPNIARLLGQDGNYGEGMNLEADWAYNIISQVGNYAESFDRNVGMGSPLEIERGVNALWTDGGFQYAPPIR from the coding sequence ATGTTCAATAAAAAACACCTAGCGCTTCTGGCGTCCGCTGGTTCACTGAGCCTAGCGGGAATGGCGACTGCTCAAGCCGACACCTTAGAAGATACTATTGAGCGTGGCGCCGTTCAGTGTGGTGTGAGCGATGGTTTGCCGGGCTTCTCCGCCCCGGATGACGACGGTAATTGGCAAGGTCTGGACGTTGATGTATGCCGTGCAGTCGCCGCAGCGGTTCTCGGCGATTCAGAAGCCGTTAACTACATTTCTCTAAATGCCGTTGAGCGCTTCACCGCCCTGCAGTCTGGTGAAGTCGATGTACTGTCACGTAACACCACCTGGACCACCACGCGCGACACGACTCTGGGCCTAAACTTCACCGGCGTTACTTTCTATGATGGCCAGGGCTTCATGGTTTCACGCGATCTGGGTATTACCAGTGCCGATGAGCTAAACGGCGCCTCTATCTGCATCCAGTCGGGTACGACTACCGAGCTGAACCTGGCGGACTACTTCCGTGCTAACGACATGGAATTCAACCCCATCGTATTTGATACCTCTGAGCAAACCGTGGGTGGCTATCAAGCCGGCCGCTGTGACGTTCTGACCTCTGATACTTCTCAGCTTGCAGCGCTGCGTATCCAGCTAGACGATCCTTCTGCCTCGATGATCCTGTCTGACGTCATCTCCAAAGAGCCGCTAGGTCCTGTGGTTCGTCAGGGTGACGATCTTTGGTTCAACATCGTGAAATGGTCACTGTTTGCGATGATCAATGCTGAAGAGTACGGCGTCACCAGTGAAAACGCTGAAGAGATGCTTAACTCTGAAGATCCCAACATCGCTCGTTTGCTGGGCCAAGACGGCAACTACGGTGAAGGCATGAACCTTGAAGCTGACTGGGCTTACAACATCATCAGCCAAGTGGGTAACTACGCTGAAAGCTTTGACCGCAACGTGGGCATGGGCTCTCCGCTTGAAATCGAGCGTGGTGTTAACGCTCTGTGGACAGACGGCGGCTTCCAGTACGCTCCCCCGATTCGCTAA
- a CDS encoding amino acid ABC transporter permease, producing the protein MSVRPNVRPVGHKPPFWRDRAKRALIFQIILVAVVAAFLIYIIGNTQANLNARGITTGFSFLGNTAGFGIGQTLIEYSSQSTYGRTFVIGLLNTLLVGGLGVLAASIIGFIVGIARLSPNWLIAKLANAYIETFRNIPLLLQIFFWYFAVLRTLPSARESMAFGEAIFLNVRGLYLPQPLFESGFGLIPATFVVAIIASIALVMWNKRRHEATGKRLPVFWMSLVIIFGLPLLVLVATGVPVTWEMPVLRGFNFGGGITIIPEFLALWLALSIYTASFIAEIVRSGIQAIPHGQTEAAQALSLPRKLVLRLVVIPQALRVIIPPLTSQYLNLIKNSSLATAIGYPDLVSVFAGTTLNQTGQAIEVIAMTMAVYLIISLLVSMFMNWFNARVALVER; encoded by the coding sequence ATGTCTGTTAGACCCAACGTTCGCCCCGTCGGCCACAAGCCGCCGTTTTGGCGAGACCGCGCTAAGCGCGCACTTATTTTTCAAATCATTTTAGTCGCCGTTGTGGCGGCTTTCCTGATCTATATTATCGGCAATACCCAAGCCAACCTGAATGCCCGCGGCATCACCACAGGCTTTAGCTTTTTGGGCAACACAGCCGGCTTTGGTATTGGTCAAACCTTAATCGAGTACTCTTCCCAGAGCACCTACGGCCGCACCTTCGTAATCGGCTTGCTCAACACGCTGCTGGTCGGTGGGCTTGGGGTGTTAGCTGCGTCGATTATTGGTTTTATCGTCGGTATTGCGCGGCTTTCGCCCAATTGGCTGATTGCCAAGTTAGCCAACGCCTATATCGAAACCTTTCGTAATATCCCGTTGCTGCTGCAAATTTTCTTCTGGTACTTCGCGGTACTACGGACCTTACCCAGCGCTAGAGAGAGCATGGCGTTTGGCGAAGCCATTTTCCTGAACGTGCGCGGGTTGTACTTACCCCAACCGCTTTTTGAATCAGGCTTTGGATTGATCCCTGCTACTTTCGTTGTGGCGATCATTGCCAGCATTGCGCTAGTCATGTGGAACAAGCGCCGCCACGAAGCCACCGGTAAGCGCCTGCCGGTTTTCTGGATGTCGTTGGTGATTATCTTTGGCCTACCACTGCTGGTACTGGTGGCGACCGGCGTTCCGGTCACTTGGGAAATGCCGGTACTGCGTGGTTTTAACTTCGGTGGTGGTATTACTATCATTCCCGAATTTTTGGCCCTGTGGCTGGCGCTTTCCATTTATACCGCATCGTTTATTGCCGAAATTGTGCGCTCGGGCATTCAGGCCATTCCTCACGGCCAAACAGAAGCGGCCCAGGCACTTAGCTTGCCGCGCAAATTAGTCTTGCGCTTAGTGGTGATCCCCCAAGCGCTGCGCGTCATTATTCCGCCGCTCACCAGCCAATATCTCAACCTGATTAAAAACTCGTCCCTGGCCACCGCCATCGGCTACCCCGACCTGGTGTCGGTTTTTGCCGGCACCACGCTCAATCAGACCGGTCAAGCAATCGAAGTCATTGCCATGACCATGGCGGTTTATCTAATCATCAGCTTGCTGGTGTCCATGTTCATGAACTGGTTCAACGCTCGCGTTGCGCTGGTCGAACGCTAG